The Microaerobacter geothermalis genome contains the following window.
AATCAGAAGCATCTTGACACAAACGATAGGAATCATCGCTCTTCAACCCTAACCATATTTTGTAAGGCCTAGGGTTAGTTTTGTATTGTTTTTTTTGGTTCGTGCAACGAGTTAATTTTCAGGATAGATTTAGGCAATAACCAGAATATTAGAATAATAGATTTCTTTCAACTCATAAATGGATGAAAGCAATTTGATTGAAACAGATCTCTCGTAAAAAATTGACTATATATTTTGTTGTGTCGACTTCTTTCCAACTGACTTCAGGGTTTTGATGAAGGTGATCAAAAATCTCCATTATTGTCGGTCTTATTAGATTCACGATCGAACTTATTTCATTCATGATTGTTTTCACTTGCGAGTCTCTCCTTTCAATAAAAAGAAATCCTCCAGTTGAAAGGATTCATATTTTTCTTTTCGATGCTGAAATTTTTCCCGATCCTGAATAGCTACACCTGCCACTAAAGCATTCATGAGTGAAAAAACAGCTGGAGCTGTATCAATCGTGGACATGACAGGTAAACAGACTGACAGAAGAATATCCGTGTATTCCGCAATAGGAGCGACAGGTGAATCTGATATCCCGATTACAAAGGCTCCACGCTCTTTTAATGCTTGAGCTAATCTGATCGTTTCCCGAGCATAACGATGATAAGTTGCGCCTAGCGGCGTAAGGAGAAGGCTTTACATGGAGTGGCGGACATAATATCGCATGCCAACAAAAATCTTGCCGTATCGTCCTTTTCAACAGGTATCATGCCCGCAGTGCTCCAAGTCAACTGACAGTGTACACTTTAGACTCACTGAATTAATATTTCATTATTTTAAGTCTACTTTATTAACTTAACATCAGGCTATAAAAGAGCGTGATGTTCCTCTTTTAAATCGGTAATAAACATGTGGCCTGGAGCATGAGTAATCATAATCTCCGGTTTACTGGCCATAGCTACCGCTTGTGGCGTCACTCCACAGGCCCAAAATACAGGAATCTCATCAGGATAGACCGTAACCGGATCACCAAAGTCTGGCTTATTAATATCTTTAATTCCAATGGTTCTAGGGTTACCGATATGAACAGGTGCACCATGTACCGAAGGAAATCGAGAAGTAATCTGAACAGCCCGGATTACATCTTTCGGTTTCATCGGCCTCATGCTGACCACCATGGGTCCGGAAAACACACCTGCCGGTGAACAGGCGATATTGGTAAGATACATGGGAACATTACACTCTTCTTCAATATGACGAACCGGTATTCCCTCTTGAAGCAGCGGCCGCTCAAAGGTGAAACTGCATCCAAGAATGAAAGAAACGAAATCATCAGACCAATAATCTGAAATATTGTTAAGCTCTTCAATCAATTCTCCATGTTTATAGATCCTGTATTTAGGCAAATCGGTTCTTAGATCTGCTCCTGGTGCAGTTTCCACCGGAACCGGAGACCCGGTGTCCGTCACCTCTAACAACGGGCAGGGTTTTGGATTACGGACACAAAACAGTAAAAAATCATAAGCATATCTTTTCGGCAGAATGACCAGATTTGCCTGCGTATACCCCGGAGCCAATCCGGATGTAGGTTTCGACCATTCTCCCCTCCGGATCGCCTCGCGAATAGAAGATAATTCATTGCTCATATTTCTCGCCTCCTTACTTAATACGCCCCCGCTGCAATTTGCAGCTTGGACAGCAGCTGTTCCTGCTGAATATAAAGATTTTGCGCTTCTTCCACTTCAATCGCTTGAAATGACAAGGTATTCCCGGGAAGAAGCTGAGCGATCAGCGGCAGATCGACCGTAATCACCGTTGCTATCTTCGTATAGCCACCGGTTGTCTGGCGATCTGCAAGTAAAATAATAGGTTGTCCGTTCGAAGGGACCTGAATCGACCCAGGAGCAATCGCATCGGAAATAATATCGGCCGTCTCTTTATGTTGAATCACCGGTCCCTTTAAGCGGTATCCCATCCGGTCCGATTGCGGAGTAACTTCATAAATTCCGGATAAATAAGCGTCCAGTCCCTCGGGTGTAAAAGCGTCTTCCTGCGGTCCCAAAACGACACGAACGGTAACATGTTTGCCGTAATGAGGGATGTCACCCGGTGACAGCCCCCTTCCCGTCAAACGGGATAGATCACTGGATACCGGACCAGCTTCAATAACGTCACCTTTTTTCAATGCTCTTCCCTGATACCCTCCGATGGATGCTTTCAAATAAGTGGACTTGCTCCCCATTACCTTTTCCACAGCGATCCCGCCGGCTATGGCCAGATAAGTCCTTGCTCCTTGAACGGGGGCATGAAAACGTAATTCCTGTCCTTTACGAATTAAAAAACTTTTCCATAAAGGCACCTTTTTACCCTCAATCGTAGGGCTCAAGTCCGCCCCGCAAAGGGCAATCACAAGATCATCCAGCGCTTTCAATGCGGGGCCCACCATGGTAATTTCCAACCCCGCTTCATTTCTTGGGTTTCCAACCAGCAAATTACTTACCTGAAGAGCGAAGGAATCCATCGCTCCCGCCGCTACCATTCCGTACTGCTGAAATCCGTACCTACCCAGATCCTGAACGGTGGTAAGCAATCCCGGATTTATCACTTCAAATGCTTTAATCATCGATCTCCTACCTTTTTTACATCAATTCCGTTCTTCTGCAGAACATGACGCAATCTTTGCACAAAAACAAGAGCCTGTGGTTCATCGCCGTGAACACATATTGTGTCGGCTTGAATATCAAGATCGGTTCCATCTACGGCAGTTACTTTTCCTTCCGTCACCATGCGAATCACCCGGGCGATGGCTTCTTCAGGTTCATGGATCATTGCATTTAGCTGTGTTCGAGAAGTTAAAGTACCATCAGGCTGATACGTACGATCAGCAAAAACTTCCTGCGCCACCTGCAATCCAGCTTCTTGTCCTGCCTTGACCAGTTCGCTTCCAGCAAGCCCAAACAGGATCAATTCCTTATCCAAATCATAAACAGCCTGAACAATGGCCTTTGCAATCACAGGATCTTTGGAAGCCATGTTAAATAACGCTCCATGTGGCTTCACATGCTGAAGCCTCTGTCCATACAGGCGAGCAAAAGCCTGTAATGCTCCGACTTGGTAGATCGTAAAATTATACACATCCTCAGGAGAAACCTCCATAGGGCGGCGGCCGAACCCGATCAGATCGGGCAAACCAGGATGTGCTCCCAACCCGACTCCTTTCTCAACAGCCATTTTTACCGTTCGATGCATCACATTATGATCCCCAGCATGATATCCGCATGCAATGTTAGCGGAAGTGACAAAATCAAGCACCTTTTCATCATTACCGATCCTGTAATGTCCGAAACTTTCTCCCAAATCACTGTTTAAATCAACACAAGCTGCCATATTATTCTCCTCCCTTATAAGGACTTCGTTCGACATGATAAGTTCCCAGTTTCACTTGTTCTTCGATCTGCTTAAACTCCTCTTCATCAATGGCTTGGAAGCGAAGATAATCCCCGGCCTTCAGCAAAACAGGATTTTTATCAGAAGGATCGTACAGACG
Protein-coding sequences here:
- a CDS encoding putative hydro-lyase translates to MSNELSSIREAIRRGEWSKPTSGLAPGYTQANLVILPKRYAYDFLLFCVRNPKPCPLLEVTDTGSPVPVETAPGADLRTDLPKYRIYKHGELIEELNNISDYWSDDFVSFILGCSFTFERPLLQEGIPVRHIEEECNVPMYLTNIACSPAGVFSGPMVVSMRPMKPKDVIRAVQITSRFPSVHGAPVHIGNPRTIGIKDINKPDFGDPVTVYPDEIPVFWACGVTPQAVAMASKPEIMITHAPGHMFITDLKEEHHALL
- a CDS encoding LamB/YcsF family protein; translation: MAACVDLNSDLGESFGHYRIGNDEKVLDFVTSANIACGYHAGDHNVMHRTVKMAVEKGVGLGAHPGLPDLIGFGRRPMEVSPEDVYNFTIYQVGALQAFARLYGQRLQHVKPHGALFNMASKDPVIAKAIVQAVYDLDKELILFGLAGSELVKAGQEAGLQVAQEVFADRTYQPDGTLTSRTQLNAMIHEPEEAIARVIRMVTEGKVTAVDGTDLDIQADTICVHGDEPQALVFVQRLRHVLQKNGIDVKKVGDR
- a CDS encoding 5-oxoprolinase subunit C family protein, which translates into the protein MIKAFEVINPGLLTTVQDLGRYGFQQYGMVAAGAMDSFALQVSNLLVGNPRNEAGLEITMVGPALKALDDLVIALCGADLSPTIEGKKVPLWKSFLIRKGQELRFHAPVQGARTYLAIAGGIAVEKVMGSKSTYLKASIGGYQGRALKKGDVIEAGPVSSDLSRLTGRGLSPGDIPHYGKHVTVRVVLGPQEDAFTPEGLDAYLSGIYEVTPQSDRMGYRLKGPVIQHKETADIISDAIAPGSIQVPSNGQPIILLADRQTTGGYTKIATVITVDLPLIAQLLPGNTLSFQAIEVEEAQNLYIQQEQLLSKLQIAAGAY